Proteins found in one Sorghum bicolor cultivar BTx623 chromosome 1, Sorghum_bicolor_NCBIv3, whole genome shotgun sequence genomic segment:
- the LOC8064500 gene encoding serpin-ZXA, which translates to MATADIRRSIAGQTRFALRLTAALSSTAAAAPARNTAFSPLSLHVVLSLLAAGAGHATRDQLLTALGGGDGPVAAEILHALSEQVVQLVLADGSGVGGPRVAFADAVFVDASLKLKSAFEEVAVGKYKAETHSVDFQEKAAQVAGEVNSWVEKVTSGLIKELLPPGSVDQTTRLVLGNALYFKGAWTEKFNVSETRDSEFHLLDGTSVQAPFMSSGKDQCIACYDDFKVLKLAYQQGGDKRKFSMYILLPEARDGLWSLAEKLSSEPEFMEEHIPTRKVPVGQFKVPKFKVSFGFEASDLLKGLGLELPFSSQADLSELVHLPAGQNLCVSSIFHKSFVEVNEEGTEAAAASAAVVMLCSFRMPTDFVADHPFLFLIREDTTGVLLFVGHVVNPLLAP; encoded by the exons ATGGCCACCGCCGACATCCGCCGCTCCATCGCAGGCCAGACACGCTTCGCCCTCCGCCTCACCGCCGCGCTCTCTTCGACCGCCGCCGCGGCTCCCGCCAGAAACACCGCCTTCTCCCCGCTCTCCCTCCACGTCGTGCTCAGcctcctcgccgccggcgcGGGCCATGCCACGCGCGATCAGCTGCTCACCGCACTCGGAGGAGGCGATGGGCCGGTCGCAGCTGAGATCCTGCACGCGCTTTCCGAGCAGGTGGTGCAGCTCGTGCTCGCCGACGGGTCCGGAGTCGGCGGTCCGCGGGTCGCCTTTGCCGATGCTGTTTTCGTCGATGCGTCGCTGAAGCTGAAGTCGGCCTTCGAGGAGGTCGCCGTCGGAAAGTACAAGGCCGAGACGCACTCTGTCGACTTCCAGGAAAAG GCTGCACAAGTTGCTGGTGAAGTGAACTCCTGGGTAGAGAAAGTGACCTCAGGTCTAATCAAAGAGCTGCTGCCACCAGGATCTGTTGATCAGACCACCAGGCTGGTTCTTGGCAATGCACTCTATTTCAAAGGAGCTTGGACTGAAAAGTTCAATGTATCTGAAACCAGAGACAGCGAGTTCCACCTTCTTGATGGCACCTCAGTTCAAGCACCTTTCATGTCCAGCGGAAAGGATCAATGCATTGCGTGTTACGACGACTTTAAGGTGCTTAAGCTTGCTTACCAACAAGGCGGGGACAAGAGGAAGTTCTCCATGTACATACTTCTTCCGGAAGCACGGGATGGACTATGGAGCTTGGCTGAAAAACTGAGCTCTGAGCCTGAGTTCATGGAGGAGCATATCCCGACGAGGAAGGTTCCGGTTGGGCAGTTCAAAGTCCCCAAGTTCAAGGTTTCCTTTGGGTTCGAAGCATCCGATCTGCTAAAAGGATTGGGGCTTGAGCTACCATTTAGCTCGCAAGCAGATCTGTCAGAGTTGGTTCATTTGCCAGCAGGACAGAACCTGTGTGTTTCATCCATTTTCCACAAGTCGTTTGTCGAAGTTAACGAGGAAGGAACGGAGGCCGCCGCCGCATCTGCTGCAGTGGTTATGCTCTGTTCATTCAGGATGCCCACGGATTTCGTCGCGGATCACCCTTTCCTGTTCCTGATTCGTGAAGACACAACTGGTGTGCTGCTGTTCGTTGGTCATGTGGTGAATCCCCTGCTTGCTCCATAG
- the LOC8062515 gene encoding serine/threonine-protein kinase SAPK10, with amino-acid sequence MDRAALTVGPGMDMPIMHDGDRYELVRDIGSGNFGVARLMRNRADGQLVAVKYIERGEKIDENVQREIINHRSLRHPNIIRFKEVILTPTHLAIVMEYASGGELFERICNAGRFSEDEARFFFQQLISGVSYCHSMQVCHRDLKLENTLLDGSTAPRLKICDFGYSKSSVLHSQPKSTVGTPAYIAPEVLLKKEYDGKVADVWSCGVTLYVMLVGAYPFEDPDEPKNFRKTIQRILGVQYSIPDYVHISPECQDLISRIFVANPATRITIPEIRNHPWFLKNLPADLMDDSTMSKQYEEPEQPMQSMDEIMQILAEATIPAAGSRGLNQFLNDGLDLDDDMEDLDSDADLDLESSGEIVYAM; translated from the exons ATGGACCGGGCGGCGCTCACCGTGGGGCCGGGGATGGACATGCCCATAATGCACGACGGCGACCGCTACGAGCTCGTACGCGACATCGGCTCCGGCAACTTCGGCGTCGCGCGCCTCATGCGCAACCGCGCCGACGGACAGCTCGTCGCCGTCAAGTACATCGAGCGAGGCGAGAAG ATCGACGAGAACGTGCAGCGGGAGATCATCAACCACCGCTCCCTGCGCCACCCCAACATCATCCGCTTCAAGGAGGTCATCCTCACCCCGACGCACCTCGCCATCGTCATGGAGTACGCCTCCGGCGGGGAGCTCTTCGAGCGCATCTGCAACGCCGGCAGATTCAGCGAGGACGAG GCGCGTTTCTTTTTCCAGCAACTCATATCAGGGGTCAGCTACTGCCATTCCATG CAAGTATGCCATCGTGACTTGAAGCTAGAGAACACCCTGTTGGACGGGAGCACCGCACCTCGCCTCAAAATATGTGATTTCGGCTATTCAAAG TCATCAGTTCTACACTCTCAGCCGAAATCCACAGTGGGAACTCCTGCATACATTGCTCCTGAGGTTCTTCTGAAGAAGGAATACGATGGAAAG GTTGCTGATGTCTGGTCATGCGGAGTAACCCTTTATGTGATGCTGGTCGGTGCATATCCATTTGAGGACCCAGATGAGCCTAAGAATTTTAGGAAGACAATTCAG AGAATATTGGGTGTGCAGTACTCAATTCCAGACTATGTCCACATATCTCCAGAATGCCAAGATCTTATTTCTAGGATTTTTGTCGCCAACCCAGCCACT AGGATCACCATCCCTGAGATAAGAAACCATCCTTGGTTCTTGAAGAACCTCCCAGCTGACCTAATGGATGACAGCACAATGAGCAAACAGTACGAGGagcccgagcaaccaatgcagAGCATGGATGAGATCATGCAGATCCTGGCTGAGGCGACCATTCCAGCAGCTGGTTCTCGTGGACTCAACCAGTTCCTGAACGACGGCCTTGACCTCGACGATGACATGGAGGACCTAGACTCAGATGCCGATCTTGACCTGGAAAGCAGTGGGGAGATCGTGTATGCTATGTGA
- the LOC8062516 gene encoding serpin-ZXA has protein sequence MATADIRVSIGHQTRFALRLAAALSSPSPSASPAGNVAFSPLSLHVALSLLAAGAGGATRDQIAATLGGGGDAAEGLHALAEQVVQLVLADGSGAGGPRVAFADGVFVDASLKLKPAFQEVAVGKYRADTQPVDFQKKAAEAAGKVNSWVEKITSGLIKEILPPGSVDHTTRLVLGNALYFKGAWTEKFDASKTKDSEFHLLDGSSVQAPFMSSTKKQYIVSYNNLKVLKLPYQQGGDKRQFSMYILLPDAKDGIWSLSEKLSSEPEFLDKYIPMQKVPVGQFKVPKFKISFGFEASKLLKGLGLQLPFSAQADLSELVDSPEGQNLSVSSVYHKSFVEVNEEGTEAAAASAATVVLRSFAMPQDFVADHPFLFLIREDLTGVVLFVGHVVNPLLAP, from the exons ATGGCCACCGCCGACATCCGCGTCTCCATCGGGCACCAGACCCGCTTCGCGCTGCGCCTCGCCGCCGCGCTCTCCTCCCCGTCCCCCTCCGCTTCCCCCGCCGGGAACGTCGCCTTCTCCCCGCTCTCCCTCCACGTCGCGCTCAGcctcctcgccgccggcgcGGGCGGCGCCACGCGCGACCAGATCGCCGCCACcctaggaggaggaggcgacgcGGCCGAGGGCCTCCACGCGCTCGCCGAGCAGGTGGTGCAGCTCGTGCTCGCCGACGGGTCCGGCGCCGGCGGCCCGCGCGTCGCCTTCGCCGACGGCGTCTTCGTCGACGCGTCGCTCAAGCTCAAGCCGGCCTTCCAGGAGGTCGCCGTCGGAAAGTACAGGGCCGACACCCAGCCCGTGGATTTCCAGAAAAAG GCTGCTGAAGCTGCTGGTAAAGTGAACTCATGGGTAGAAAAAATTACTTCTGGTCTCATCAAAGAGATCCTCCCCCCAGGCTCTGTTGACCACACCACCAGGCTTGTTCTTGGTAATGCGCTGTATTTTAAAGGAGCTTGGACTGAGAAGTTTGATGCATCTAAAACAAAAGATAGTGAGTTCCACCTTCTTGATGGGAGCTCAGTTCAAGCACCATTCATGTCCAGTACAAAAAAGCAATATATTGTGTCTTACAACAACTTAAAGGTGCTTAAACTTCCATACCAGCAAGGTGGGGACAAGAGGCAATTCTCCATGTACATTCTTCTTCCAGATGCAAAAGATGGCATCTGGAGCTTGTCTGAAAAGTTGAGCTCTGAACCAGAGTTCCTGGATAAGTATATCCCAATGCAGAAGGTTCCAGTTGGACAGTTCAAGGTCCCCAAGTTCAAGATATCCTTTGGATTTGAGGCATCTAaattgctcaaaggtcttgggCTCCAGCTTCCATTCAGCGCACAAGCAGACCTATCAGAGTTAGTTGATTCACCAGAGGGACAGAACTTGTCTGTTTCGTCCGTATACCACAAGTCATTTGTCGAAGTGAACGAGGAAGGAACGGAGGCCGCCGCCGCATCTGCTGCAACAGTTGTGCTCCGGTCATTCGCGATGCCTCAGGATTTCGTCGCAGATCACCCCTTCCTCTTCCTGATCCGAGAAGACTTGACTGGCGTGGTGCTGTTTGTCGGCCATGTGGTGAATCCCCTCCTTGCTCCGTAG
- the LOC8062517 gene encoding AUGMIN subunit 8 produces MASASSSTAPPVAEMPAAPASSTSEPLPSAAPAARPRRRIREVSSRYLSTPLVPAPSPRVSTSSFHSATPLPAAAAPSPRLSTSSFHSASPLPAPSHSSTPSTRAHHHFMPAHAAPTASSGLTDENRPPTPGSRKRGAARDLFEEMHRPRLNPPTPLAAAGVPGATATPGPGPRRILCPSSRASPNITTAGHHHQHRRRGCVRPSTPARTSFSFYSASPETSAAAIDSRAATPCPRPVPFLEPRTSPPGTTEGPGIPPNPFCFQALALALPDRRQAKTPAAVVKHALLPPPARKVVVVKKGAAVMGGGKAAGKQEDVHKLRILENRYMQYRFLNAQAEAMAITKKAVAEESLYGLSERIANLQKSVAQKKAELECLKRMEKIDFVVDAQVPSLEQWCELEREHISCLASGTVSLLNAASRLPTRGNIKTNTGRVKLALNCAMEIMKQLSPFAEKLSRKVEEIEDVASELNNVVSEEQVLLQECTDLLHQAHDMQVMEDGLRIQVMQLKNQTKNKT; encoded by the exons ATGGCCTCCGCCTCGTCCTCCACCGCGCCGCCGGTGGCCGAGATGCCTGCTGCACCGGCCTCGTCCACCTCCGAGCCGCTCCCATCAGCCGCGCCCGCCGCGCGCCCTCGCCGCCGCATCCGCGAGGTGAGCTCGCGCTACCTCTCCACGCCGCTCGTCCCGGCCCCGTCCCCTCGCGTCTCGACCTCCTCGTTCCACTCCGCCACGCCGCTccctgcagcagcagcaccgtCCCCTCGCCTCTCGACATCCTCGTTCCACTCCGCCTCGCCGCTCCCAGCCCCGTCCCATTCCTCCACGCCGTCCACGCGCGCGCACCACCACTTCATGCCCGCCCACGCCGCCCCCACCGCCTCCTCTGGCCTCACCGACGAAAACCGCCCGCCTACGCCAGGATCGCGCaagcgcggcgcggcgcgggatCTGTTCGAGGAAATGCACCGCCCGCGCCTGAACCCGCCCACGCCTCTCGCCGCCGCTGGTGTCCCCGGCGCCACCGCCACTCCCGGTCCCGGCCCAAGGCGCATCCTCTGCCCGTCGTCCAGAGCCTCTCCTAACATCACCACGGCGGGGCACCACCACCAACACCGTAGGCGGGGCTGTGTGCGACCATCAACGCCAGCGCGCACCAGCTTCAGCTTCTATAGCGCTTCGCCTGAGACCTCGGCCGCAGCCATCGACTCCAGGGCAGCAACTCCCTGCCCTCGGCCTGTCCCGTTCCTTGAGCCAAGGACATCACCGCCAGGGACAACAGAGGGGCCCGGCATACCACCAAACCCATTCTGCTTTCAGGCCCTAGCCTTGGCGCTGCCAGATCGCCGCCAAGCAAAAACACCAGCAGCTGTGGTGAAGCAcgcgctgctgccgccgcctgcACGGAAGGTTGTAGTGGTTAAGAAGGGAGCAGCGGTGATGGGAGGCGGCAAAGCTGCCGGGAAGCAGGAGGATGTGCACAAGCTGCGGATTCTGGAGAATCGCTACATGCAGTATAGATTTTTGAATGCCCAGGCAGAGGCTATGGCGATAACCAAGAAAGCTGTTGCTGAG GAATCACTATATGGGCTCTCGGAGAGGATTGCTAATCTGCAGAAATCTGTTGCGCAAAAAAAGGCTGAACTGGAGTGTCTTAAGAGGATGGAGAAGATCGACTTTGTTGTTGATGCTCAG GTGCCTTCCTTGGAACAGTGGTgtgaacttgagagagaacataTAAGTTGCCTTGCATCAGGAACAGTTTCTCTCCTTAATGCTGCATCACGTCTACCAACCCGAGGGAACATTAAG ACCAACACTGGAAGAGTCAAATTAGCTCTTAACTGTGCAATGGAAATTATGAAACAGTTGTCTCCCTTTGCTGAGAAGTTGTCAAGAAAG GTTGAAGAAATTGAGGATGTGGCTTCTGAACTCAATAATGTGGTATCAGAAGAGCAAGTGCTACTTCAAGAGTGTACTGACCTCTTACATCAAGCGCATGATATGCAG GTGATGGAGGATGGCCTCAGGATCCAAGTGATGCAGCTGAAAAATCAAACCAAAAACAAAACATGA